Genomic DNA from Acidimicrobiales bacterium:
TCGAGCACGTTCAGGCCGCCGTCGGCAGCCGCGTCGACGACGGCGCGACCGTCGGCTGCGGGGAGCGACGACAGGGCCAGGCGGGTGGGCGAGAGCGTGCCCTCGCCGTCGAGCACGACGCCGGCGGCCGTGCTCGCTCCGATGTGCACGATCGCGGCCGGCGTACCGAATCCTGCCTCGTTGACGAGTCGGTCCACCCCGAGATAGCCGATCTCGTGGCCGGTCGTGCCGACGAAGAGCACCGGTCGCTCGCCGCCGAGCCGGGTGGCCAACTCGATCGCGATCGCAATCCCCGTGCCTCGCTCGCCGGCACAGGCGAACCAACCGGTCATCGGCGTCGTGATGACGAGAGGCGAAGCCGATTCGCCGCCGAACCGTCCGAAGACGTTGACGGACTCGCCCGTCGTGCGATGGAAGTCGGCGACGACTCGAACGTCAGCCTCGAGCAGCTGTTCGGCGAAGGAGCCGGCAATCAGCGAGACCGGCTGATCGAGGGTGAAGCGAGGCGCACGATTGGGCACGCCGAGCTTGCCGTCGAGGCCGGCGGTAGCAGCGACGGTTGGTCGTGTGCCGATCAGCGACGCCCATGCGTCGTCGGTGCCGTGGTTGCCGCCGGCGAAGGGCCACACGATGCGATCGACGTCGCTGGTGTCGTGGTGCCCCGCACCGGCGTACCACAGCGGCATTGCCTCGACGGCCTCCCCGTCGAGGGTGACGTGGTGCTCCGCCACGACGAACTGGTCGAAGTCGTAGGTGGCGGTCCGGACGACGGCACCGCGATCGGTCAAATGGTCGCCCAGCCACGCCTGCGTCTCGCGTTCGTGCTCGGTGCCCGTGCGATGGTGCTCGAAGCCGCCGTACTCGGCGACCAGACGGTAAAGCGAGCTCCCCGGCGCGTCGTTCGCCATCATCGCCACCGGTCGACGCCGGGACCGCTCAGTTCGTCGAGCACCGGACGCCCCGCCATCGCCATCATGAGCGCTTCACCCGTGCCGGCAACCTCAGCACCGTCACCGAACGACCAGTCCCGATCGGTGGCGACGAGTCGAACCCCGTCGAGCGGCTTGCGGTCGACCAGCATGGTCGCCATCTTGTGGGTCGTCAGGAACTCGAGCGCGGTCGACAGGACGGCGGGGTCGAGCTCACCGGTGAGACCCAGAGGTCGACGAACATCTTGGGTGTGGATGGCGACGTCGGTCACCGTCATCTCCTCGCGAAACATCGGCATGGCCGCCGACTTCGTGGCCTTGGTCCGCAACGCGAGGATCACGTCGCCCACCGGACGGGCCAGCTGTTGCGTCGCCATGGCCACCGACACCCGATTGAAGTCGAAGCGCTGCTTGATCATCGTGGCCATGAACCCGACGACGCCGGTTTCCACAAAGCTCGTGAGGTGCGAGAGCACGCCGCGCGCGGTCCACTCGTCACAGTACGACGGATGGTCCCACTGATCCGGTGTCAGACCCTCGACGAGATCGGCGAAGTCGTTCCGGGCCTTCGCTGCCAATTGCCACGTTGCCACGCGCACTCCTCGGTCGGCTCGCGGCCGACCCTAGTGGTCGTGGTCGACTTGCATCACGTGAGCCGTCGATCATCATGACTTGGTCAAGCTTGTTCAAGCGTGGCGCCGAGGACGCCGATGGCAGGAGTGACACCGATCTCGGGAGGACCCGATGTACTCCGTCAACAGCGTCTCCAGTGTTGCCGCCCTCGCACCGGCGCGGACCCACACCGCCGACCGAGCAACGACCCGACCGGTCCCCGACGTGACCAACGTCGACCCGGCGGATCTCCGCTCGCGCCTCGACGGTGGCGGCGAAGCGCTCCAGGAGCGCGCCGAATCGGCGGGCGTCGAGCCGGCCGAAAGCGCGCCGCTCGGTCTCCCGAGCGACGCAGCCCCCACCGTTGCTGCTCGCCCCGGCATCGGTAGCGCTCTCGGCGTCGGTCTCTCGTCGCTCTTGGGCGGATCCAACCGGCCAACCGGCGCGAGCTCGACGGGTGGTCTGCCCGTTGGCGCACCACCCGGCCGAGACGCCGCCCGCAGGATCGAGGATCTGGCGACCACGATGGCCGTGGACACCGCCACCGTCAGGCAGTCGATCGACGACGGCTCACTCAGCCAGCTCCTGGCCCAGAACGGCGTGCAGTCCTCGATCGGGATGTTGTTCAACACCAGGCTCTGACGAGCCGATCGTCCGGGTTACTTGGTTCGCCAGGCCCGCTCGAAAGGGAGTCGCCACGAGTTCGGCGCGATCAGCTGGTGGATCTGGTTCGGCCCCCACGTGCCCTTGGCATAGGGGCGCACCGGCGGTGGGTTCGACAGCAGATCCTCGGAGACCTCCCACAACCGCTCCACGCCTTCGGAGGTCGTGAACAGAGTGCGGTCGCCACCCACGGCGTCGAGGATCAGGCGCTCGTACGCCTCGAGCACATCGTTGGACGTGTCGGTGTCCTCGACCGAGAACTGCATCGACATCTTGTCGAGCCGGAAGCCAGGCCCGGGCCGCTTGCCGTAGAACGACAGCGAGAGCTTGGACTCGTCGGCCAGATCAAACGTCAGGTGGTCCGGCCCGAGCTGGCCGACCCCGGAGTTCTTCGGGAACATCGACTTCGGCGGTTCCTTGAACGCGATCGAGATGATGCGCTGGCCCTCGGCCATGTTCTTGCCGGTCCGCAGGTAGAACGGCACGCCGGCCCAGCGCCAGTTGTCGATGTAGCACCGGAGCGCGATGAAGGTCTCGGTCTCGGACTCGGGGTGGACGCCCTCCTCGTCCCGATAGCCGATGTACTGGCCGCGCACGACGTCATCGGGGCCGATCGGCAACATCGACCGGAAGACCTTGTTCTTCTCCTCGGTGATGGCCCGTGAGTCGAGCGACGTCGGCGCCTCCATCGCGGTGAACGCCATCACCTGGAACAGATGGGTGACCACCATGTCCCGGTAGGCGCCGGTCGACTCGTAGAAGTTGGCCCGCTGCTCGAGTCCCAAGGCCTCGGGGATGTCGATCTGGATGTGATCGATCATGTTGCGGTGCCAGATCGGTTCGAACAGACCGTTGGCAAAGCGGAACGCCAAGATGTTGAGCGCCGCCTCCTTGCCGAGGAAGTGGTCGATGCGGAAGACCTGCTCCTCGTCGAAGACCTCGTGCACGGTCTCGTTCAGCGCCTTGGCGCTGGCGAGGTCGGTGCCGAAGGGCTTCTCCATGATGACCCGCGAGTTCTCGACGAGACCGGCGTCGCGCAGCGTGTGGATCACGGCGATCGCCCCCTTGGGCGGGACCGACAGATAGTGCAGTCGCTGCTGTGGACCGTCGAGTTCGGCCTCGGCCTCCTCGATCGCCGCTCGTAGCGCGTCGGCGGTGCCACCCGGCGCCCAGAAGAGTCGCTTGGCGAAGTTGTCCCACTCCTCGGGTTCGACGGTTCCCTCTCGGCCGTCGAGCGCAGCTCGGGCGAACTCGACGAACGACTCCCGCGTGTGGTCGTCGAGCGAGGTGCCAACGATCCGCACGTGAGGAAGAAGGCCAGAACGAAGGAGGTGGAACAGACCGGGGAGCAGCTTGCGCCGTGACAGGTCGCCGGTGGCGCCGAACAGCACGACCGTGGTCGGTGGACCCGGATTCAGCTGCGTGCGGTACTTGGAGACACGACGATTCACAGTGGTAGCAGTCGGTTGTGCCGCCTGGTCTATGAGGTGCGGTCCCCCGGCGACGCCATCGACGCTAGCAAGGCCCGGATTTCGGCAGTGTTGCGATCTGGTGCCACCACCGCTTGGATCGCGGCGGTGTCGCCGGTGGAGCCATTGTCGCCAGTGGTGCCATGGTCCTCGCCGAGCGGGCGAGTCACGAAGCCGACGATGCGATGGCCGTCGCCGATCACCGTGGTCTGCGACGTCGCCAGTCGGGCCTCCAGCTCGTCGATCGTCTCGACCGGCCCGGTGACGACCTCACGCGCGCCACGCTCGGCTAGCTGCAGGGTGTAGAGCTCGCCGGCATCGGCGGCCGTCGCCGGGCGTGACCAGAGCCCAACCGGTCCCGCGGCAGGCGGCGGCGCTGCCCCCGGAGCGACTGCGGCCTGGCTGACCGGTGGAGCGGTCGGAGGCGGCGGCTGTCTCGCTTCGAGGACCGCACGGTCGGCCTGCCAGACACCGAAGTGGTACCAGACCCCGCCCACAACGGCGACGGCCCACCCGATCGGGTCGGCCAGGTCCTCGATGGTCGACCGGCTCAGCCCGGCATCGAACAGGTCTCGCAGGAAGGCGAACAGCACCCAGGTGAGCGAACCGCCGAGTACGAGACCGCCGATGCCGAAGCTGGCGATCAGGTAGAGCTTGCGCCAGAACGACTCGCTCTCCTCCTCCGGATCGGCGTCGCGCTCGGCTTCGATGAGGTGCCAATAGTGCCAC
This window encodes:
- a CDS encoding maleylpyruvate isomerase family mycothiol-dependent enzyme — translated: MATWQLAAKARNDFADLVEGLTPDQWDHPSYCDEWTARGVLSHLTSFVETGVVGFMATMIKQRFDFNRVSVAMATQQLARPVGDVILALRTKATKSAAMPMFREEMTVTDVAIHTQDVRRPLGLTGELDPAVLSTALEFLTTHKMATMLVDRKPLDGVRLVATDRDWSFGDGAEVAGTGEALMMAMAGRPVLDELSGPGVDRWR
- the zwf gene encoding glucose-6-phosphate dehydrogenase — protein: MNRRVSKYRTQLNPGPPTTVVLFGATGDLSRRKLLPGLFHLLRSGLLPHVRIVGTSLDDHTRESFVEFARAALDGREGTVEPEEWDNFAKRLFWAPGGTADALRAAIEEAEAELDGPQQRLHYLSVPPKGAIAVIHTLRDAGLVENSRVIMEKPFGTDLASAKALNETVHEVFDEEQVFRIDHFLGKEAALNILAFRFANGLFEPIWHRNMIDHIQIDIPEALGLEQRANFYESTGAYRDMVVTHLFQVMAFTAMEAPTSLDSRAITEEKNKVFRSMLPIGPDDVVRGQYIGYRDEEGVHPESETETFIALRCYIDNWRWAGVPFYLRTGKNMAEGQRIISIAFKEPPKSMFPKNSGVGQLGPDHLTFDLADESKLSLSFYGKRPGPGFRLDKMSMQFSVEDTDTSNDVLEAYERLILDAVGGDRTLFTTSEGVERLWEVSEDLLSNPPPVRPYAKGTWGPNQIHQLIAPNSWRLPFERAWRTK